A single region of the Tachyglossus aculeatus isolate mTacAcu1 chromosome X1, mTacAcu1.pri, whole genome shotgun sequence genome encodes:
- the GNAT1 gene encoding guanine nucleotide-binding protein G(t) subunit alpha-1, whose translation MGAGASAEEKHSRELEKKLKEDAEKDARTVKLLLLGAGESGKSTIVKQMKIIHQDGYSLEECLEFIVIIYGNTLQSILAIVRAMSTLNIQYGDSARQDDARKLIHMADTIEEGTMPKEMSDIIQRLWKDTGIQACFDRASEYQLNDSAGYYLSDLERLVTPGYVPTEQDVLRSRVKTTGIIETQFSFKDLNFRMFDVGGQRSERKKWIHCFEGVTCIIFIAALSAYDMVLVEDDEVNRMHESLHLFNSICNHRYFATTSIVLFLNKKDVFTEKIKKAHLNICFPDYDGPNTYEDAGNYIKLQFLELNLRRDVKEVYSHMTCATDTQNVKFVFDAVTDIIIKENLKDCGLF comes from the exons ATGGGGGCAGGAGCCAGTGCTGAGGAGAAACATTCACGGGAGCTGGAGAAGAAGCTCAAGGAAGATGCAGAGAAGGACGCACGGACAGTGAAGCTGCTGCTTTTGG GAGCTGGTGAGTCCGGGAAAAGCACTATCGTCAAGCAGATGAA GATTATCCATCAGGATGGGTACTCCCTGGAGGAGTGCCTGGAGTTCATTGTTATCATCTATGGGAACACCTTGCAGTCCATCCTGGCTATTGTGCGGGCCATGTCTACTCTCAACATCCAATATGGGGACTCCGCTCGACag gATGACGCCCGCAAGCTGATACACATGGCAGACACCATTGAGGAAGGTACCATGCCCAAGGAGATGTCTGACATCATCCAACGGCTGTGGAAAGACACAGGAATTCAGGCATGCTTCGACCGTGCTTCTGAGTACCAGCTCAACGATTCTGCTGGCTA CTACTTGTCTGACCTGGAGCGGCTGGTGACCCCTGGGTACGTACCCACGGAGCAGGATGTGCTGCGCTCCCGGGTGAAGACCACGGGCATCATTGAGACTCAGTTCTCCTTCAAAGACCTCAACTTCAG GATGTTTGATGTGGGCGGACAGCGCTCTGAGAGGAAGAAATGGATCCACTGCTTTGAGGGGGTCACCTGCATCATCTTCATTGCTGCCCTTAGTGCTTATGACATGGTGCTGGTGGAGGACGATGAGGTG AACCGCATGCATGAAAGCCTCCACCTCTTCAACAGCATCTGCAACCACCGCTACTTTGCCACCACCTCCATCGTCCTCTTCCTTAACAAGAAGGACGTCTTCACTGAGAAGATCAAGAAGGCTCACCTCAACATCTGCTTCCCTGACTACGACG GCCCCAACACATACGAGGATGCTGGCAATTACATCAAGCTGCAGTTCCTGGAGCTGAACCTGCGACGGGATGTAAAGGAGGTCTATTCCCACATGACCTGTGCCACCGACACCCAGAACGTCAAGTTTGTTTTTGATGCTGTTACCGACATCATCATCAAGGAGAATCTCAAGGACTGTGGCCTCTTCTGA